The following DNA comes from Halalkaliarchaeum sp. AArc-CO.
GCGAGCAGCGGCTCGACGCTCTCGAGCAGCGGTTCGACGAACTCGCGGATCGACGTTCCGGTGGAGATGCCGTTCTCGATTGAGTACGCTGACGGGGCGGTACTGGAATGGTACGCCACCGATGACGGCGCTCGCGTTCGGCGCGTCTCGGACTACGAACCGACGATATACGTCGCGTCGCAGTCCGCAGACGACTTGTCGTCGCTCGTGGCCGCTCTGCACGACCGGACTGACGTCAGCCGGACCTCGCGGGAACGCTGGCGCACCGCGTTCCGAAACGATCCGGAGCCGGTGCTCCGGATCGACGTCGCCTCGATCGACCGGGTTCGGCCGCTCGCCGGCTGGATTCGCCGCCGGGACCGTCCCGGCACGTACCGGCTGTTCAACGTCGACCTGTCCCCGGAATTCCGGTACTGTCTCGAACGCGACGTTACACCGGTTCCCGATCGGGAGCTCCGAACGCTGAAGCTGGGCGATCCCACGTCCGGGACGCCGGACGATCCGGTCACTGCCGTCGAATTCGGTGGCGAGTCGGCCGAACGCGAACAGATCGAGGGCGATCCGACCCACGTCCTCGGGACGCTTTCAGACCGCCTGGAACGGGTCGATCCGGACGTTCTCGTCTGTTCGTCGGCGGAACTGGTCCCTGCGCTGTTCGAGACCGCACGCGCCCACGACTGTGACTTCCAGCTCGGGCGCCGCCCCGGGTACGAACAGCTGGCGGGCGCGTCGACGAGCCCAGATCGAAGCGCACGGTCCGGAAGTACCTCCGGAAACTGGAGCAGTACAACCTCGTCGAAAGCGAAGGCCGCGGTCCGAGTCGCAGATACGACATCGTACAGAAGTAATCGGGCGGTCGGCGGGCGGTCGGCGGGCGGTCGGCTGTGTTTCGATTCGAGTTCCTCCGCCCTGCGTCGACGCGCTCGAACCCGGAAACCCGGAACCCCGGCGAGAACCCTCATTCCGCTATCGGAAGTAGAAACGGGCAGCCATGGGAACGAAACTGACGCCGGTCGCGTTCGACATCGAAACCACGGGATTCGAAAGCGACGCCACCGTCACCGTCCTCGGTCTCGTCGTCCCGCGGGGGTGTCGCGTGTTCCTCAATACAGGTGGAAGATCGGCCGATCGGGAACACCTCCAGCGGGACCTGGAAACGGCGTTCGACGCGGTCGTCCGTGTGAGTTGTCACCGGAACGAACGGAAACTCCTGGCGGCGGTTGCGGAATTCGTCGCGGAATCGATCGCTGACGACGACTACATGCTGGTCGCGTACAACGGCGAACTGTATCGCGGCGGGTTCGACCTTCCGTTTCTGCGTACGCGGTGTGCGCTGCTTGACTGCCGGTGGCCGTTTGACGGCGTCCCCTACGCGGATCTGCTTCCGATATTCAGGGCCCGGTTCAACACGACCGTCGGCGAGGAACAGGTGAACGATCTCGTGGGCGCTTATAAGGCGCTGATCGGCGACGGAATGACCGCCCTGGACCCGTTCGAGGAGAGTCTGGAAGCCGTCACGGCGTTCGAGCGCGGCGAGTTCCGGCCCCTGCTGGCGCACAACATCGCGGACATCCTCCGGACGGACGCGCTCGCGGGGCTCGCCCAGCGATACTGCGGGACTTCCGAGTTCGATCTCAAGTCGCTCACGCCGACGCTTCGCGATCCGGCGTTGACCGACGGCTAGCAACCACCGACGGTGGTCACAACGCGGCTGGGGAAAATTGAATTCGGAGGCTACCGATCCGTCAGACGCCGGGGACGCCGAACGCGCTGATGCCGAGACCGAGCACGCTGTTCAGTAGTGCGATAATGAGCAGCGCGGCCACCCACGCCACCAGCCCCATGATCGCGGCGTCCTTCCAGCCGCCGGGATATCGCCACTTGATGACCCAGATCCAGGCGATCAGCGCGACCAGCGACCCGATCAGCGGAATCAACGACCCGATCGCCCAGGCGATGGCACCGATCAGTGCCGTAATCACCGCGTGCGAGTAATCGTCGACGCCCGTGACGACGCGACCACTGATGTAAATTGCCAGTCCACCGATCAGGAGCGCAACGACGAAAGAGACGAGTGTTCCAAGGACCATACCTGACGCATTGGCTGCCAGTCGTATATATTGTGGGGTAATTATATCAGATAAATTATCTAGTTTGTCAGACGCAAGTCAGACGTTTCGACATTTAATTGATCAAAAATGTATATGTTTTTCAGGTTATATTAACTAACCACCGTCACAACATTGTCTCGTGACCTACTACCGTACGACACGTCGCTTCGTACGGTTCGTCTCGGCGATGCGATGGAGATCTTCGCGGTGGTCGTTCCACGTGGCGTACTTCGATATCGGCGTCGTTCCTACTGGTGTTCTGCTCTTCACTGCCATTTTGGTTCCTCGATAGTATATTACGCCTTACGAGGTAATAACATCTTTTCACAATCACCGTGAATACTTCTCGTTACGATAACGTTTAGCAGACTAATTCCCCCAGTTTTCGTATTGACAATTTCTGTCACCGAAGGACTGGCGTCCCGCCGTCGTAGCCCCCAGAACGGACCGTTTGTGCGTCCAGCCCTCCTCAAAAAACCCGGTTTGCCGGCCCGTCGCCGGCCCGGATCCGGCGGACGCTCTCGCGTACGATCGTCGCAATGTGGCGGTAGTAGTCCCGCGTGAACGCGCCGCAGTGCGGGGAGACGATCACCTCTTTTAGTTCCCAGAGTGGTGAGGCCTCGGGCAGCGGTTCGGTTTCGAAGACGTCGAGTGCGGCTCCGGCAATCTCCTCCCCTTCGAGTGCGTCCACCAGCGCCGACTGATCGACGACGCCGCCCCGGGCGACGTTGACCAGGTAGGCGTCCTCCCGCATCGCCGACAGCGCCTCGCCGTCGATCAGGTGACGTGTCTCCTCGACGAGCGGCACCGCGAGAACGACGAACCGGGCGTCGGCGATCGCTTCGTGCAGCTCCGACGGCGGATAGACGCGGTCGACTCCCGGTTCCGGCGTCGGGGTTCGCCGGACGCCGACGACGTCGAGCCCGAGCCCGGTCAGGCGATCGACGATCCCGCGTCCGAGCCCACCGACGCCGACGACGCACGCCTGCTCGCCCGCTACCGTCCAGGCCTCGTCCCACTCGGGCTGGGACCACTCTCGCTGTCGCTGGTTGGCCACGTGGACGTGGAACCGACGGGCGAGCATGAGCACCTGGACGGCGACGGTCTCGCCGATGGCATCGCCGTGGATCCCGCTGCTGTTCGAGAGCACGACGCCGGCTTCCTCGAACTGGTCCCGGTCGAACCGGTCGACGCCAGCCTGGATCGAGTGGACCCACTCGAGGTCGAGAAACGACTCGCGGTTCACGAACGTGATCACGGCCTGGCAGTCGGACAGCGAGTCCGGGCTTCCATCGACCTGTTCGACGTCGACCGGGAGGTCCGAGAGCGCTTCGACCAGCTTTTCCGGCGGAAACACCGTCGACACCGATTCGTCGACGCCGAGACGTTCGACGTGCATGCAATCTGCTCGCCCGTTCGGCTGGTAAGGTTTTCGGCGAAATGGCCGAACAGATCGGCCCGTCTCCGCCCGCTCACTTTCGGCGTCGTGGGGGGTTCCGACCGCCGCCCGTGTTTCCGCCACTCCTCCCGCCCGTGTTTCCGCCACTCCTCCCGCCCGTGTTCTCCCTTTTTCTACTCCCGGAGCGACCAGTCCGGCGCCTCCGACGATCGCTCGATCGTCGTTTCCTGGATCGATCACTGCCTCCTCCGTCTCCTCCGCCGGTTGCATCGTCGCGATGGTCTCGCTGGCGAGCGTCGGCGTCGTGTCTGTCCCCGATTTTCCGCCGAAGTTCGTCGGCGATCCGGTCGCGGTAGACGCGGTGTCCCTTTCGGTTGGGGTGCATCATTCCCTTGAAGTTCCGCTGGTCGTTCCAGGTCTCGGAGGCCGTGACGAAGTATCGGTGTTTCTTCGAGCGGCAGTAGCCCCGCCCTTCGAATCCGTCAGCGATACCGTCGACGTACGTCCAGCCGTGTCGCCGTGCCGCCTCTTCGACGGCTTCGTTGAGTCGCGTTCCGAGCCGCTTGATCGCCCTCGCGTCGCGTTTCGAGATGCTCGGGAGCACTTCTGAGACGAACTCCCCGATCGGTCCGGGCACGATCGCGTCGAGCGGAAGCGGATTGAAGGTCCCACAACCCCCGCCGACCGACCCGTTTGCTCTGTCGAACAGTCCTGTCGGGTAGCCGGTCACGAACACCTCGCGTACCTCGGGCTCGAGGGCGTCGATCCGTTCGGCGAGCCGATCGTACTTCGCCCGCTGGGTCCGGCCGTTCGCGTCGGTGTGTCGCTCGAGGAGGCGATCGATCGCTTCCTCCGTTTCCCGAACCGTCGCGGAACGCGTCCTGTGAACCCGGTACAGCAGATCCTTCAATCCGTCGGCGAACCCGACGTCGTTGCCGCCGATCGAGATAACCAGTGCGTCGATCGTTCGGTTTCCGACGGTTCGTTCGATCTCGTCCAGCTGGCCGCCGTTCTGCCAGGCGTTCTGCGGCCCCAGGAGCCCCTCGTCGATCGTCGCGCCCGTGCTCGCGACCGTGAGGAAGGTCGCGAGGTTCCCGTCGAACCGGCTCTCGAATTCCGCGGCCGCGAGCGCCGGCCCGCCCTGGAGCGATCGGTGGGCCTCCGGCTCCAGCCAGACGGGCCCGGTACTGCCGCCGTCGGGCGCGGACCGGCGCGGTTCGTCGGGATTGCCCTCCCCGGAAGCGTACGAATCGCCGACAGAGACGATCAGGCGATCGTTCCGGAGTTCGAACGACGTCGCGGCGGTTTCCTCGCCGTCCGCCAGCTCCAGGCGGAGCCTCGCCGTGTAGCGTCCGAGGTCGGGCGCGGTGAGGGTGGCACCACAGGCGTCCGGACCGAGGTTCGCCCGACGGCGGGTCCGGCTCACCACTTTGCCGTCGACGTCTTCGAGGGTCCAGTGCCACGCCACGAAGTCGTCCGGGACCTCTAGCCGTCCGCCGACGTTTTTCGTCGGCGGCTCCCTCCCGGGCATGGAGCTGCCGTCGCCCGGCCGGGGGTTCCGCCGGCGTTCGCGTTCGAACTCGTCGATGATCTTTTCGGCGTCCTCACCCGAGATCGGGCTCGTCAAACCGCCACAGGCGCTGACGCCGATCCTGTACCCGCTGGTTGCCTGGACGTACGACTCCCTCCAGGCGTGGGCGGTGCGGTCGTAGTCGTCGAGCGTTGGGAACCGACTGTACGGCCGGATACTGATCTTCGACCGATCGGAGTCAGCGCGATCGTTACCCCAGGTGTCGACGGCCTCGCGTCCGCGCCTCGCGTTGACGCGGGTTCGTTCCCGCGAGTCGTTCGAACGACGGTCGCGTCGATGTTGTTTTCCTCCGCGCCTCGCGTCGACGCGGGTCCGCTTTCGGGGTCGCTCTCGGTGTTTGCGCTCGTCCCGATCCCTGTCGCGTCGTCGTGGACTCATCGTCGGCTCACCTCGAGCAGCCGTCCGGCCGGTGTGTGTCGCTTCTCGATCTGTACCCCGTTTCGGTTCTGGATTCTCTCCTCGTTTGTCATCACGTGACCTCCCCACAGTTACAGAAGCACCTCCCGTTTCTCCGGGACCTTGCAGATCGACGTAGAGGCGGGCTCCATCGACTGTGGTATGAGATAACAATACATGAGTTTCGGCGTACGTATCAACGCATCCCCTGACGCATCCGCAGTGGGTGACAGTTTCTCAGGGGGTGGGCAGTCGATTCCACGGAGTAGGTAGTCGACGTCGTGAGGGGTCGCGTTCGGACCGTCACCGCCACCTCGACTGTGCCGCCGGTAGCGCGATGGTGATGAGGTTCCCCGCCGGATCGTTTTCCGCGAACGTCACCGTCCCGCCGGATCGGGTCACCACCCAGTGGACGAACCAGAGCCCGAGCCCCGCCGAATGGAACGTGGGGCTGCCTGCCTCGTCGTGTTGCTTGGTCCGGTATTCGATCTCCGGAATGCGGGGGCCGTCGTCCCGGACGTGTATCTCGACCTCCGTCTCCCCCGGTTCGACGGCGAGTTCGACCGTGGGTTGCCGGGAGTCGTTGTGTTCGAGGGCGTTCTCGACCAGTTCCTGGAGCGCCTGCTCGAGGGCGGGAACCGTCGAGACGAGCGCCGCCTCCGGGAGTTCGTACTCGACGCACGCGTCCGGGTATTCGTCGTCGAATTGCTCTCCGATCGACGCGACGAGTTCGACGGCGTCGATCGCCTCCGTGTAGTGTCTCTCGGTGAGCAGTTCCACGATCCGGTGGTGGTTGTCGAAGATGGAGAGGAGTCGATCCGTCGCGTCGGTGATGCGTTCGATCTCCCGGCGGTCCGCCCCGTCGAGACCTTCCCCGAGTCCCATCGCCGCCCCCTGCACGATGTTGAGCTGGTTCCGCATGTTGTGCTGGAGCACGCGATCGGCGATGCGGAGGTGTCGCTCCCGTTCCTGTCGCGCGGAGACGTCCCGGCCGATCCCGACGAGTCCGGCGACCTCGCCGTCCTGGAGGAGCCGCCGTTTTCGGAATTCGAACGGAACGGTCGCACCCCGCTTCGTCAGAAGAGTCGCGGTGAGAGTGTCTTCCCCCTCCGCGAACGCGGTGGTGATCGATCGCGAAACGCGGTCGGTGTGCTCCTCGATGAAGAAGTCTTCGACGTCCAGGTCCTCGATCTCGGACTCGTCGTATCCCGTCACCTCGAGGAGCGTGTCGTTCCACCGCTGGAGATGCCCGCTCGGGTCGATGACGTAAAACACGTCCTGGAGAGTGTCGAGGGCTGTTTCCACGAACTGCCGTTCCGCGACGAGGCTCTCCCGGAGCTCCTCGAGTTCGGTGATGTCGACGACGACGGCCTGCCCGATGTCCCGCCCGTGGTACCGTCCGGGGGCGGTAGAAACCCGGATGGTTCGCGTGTCGCCGTCGGGCCGGTGTAACTGCATCGTGGTTGGCCCGGTCGCCCGCTTCTCCTCGACGACTTCGGCGAGTTCCTGTTGTGCCGTGTACTCGTCCTCGGGGTGGATGAAATCGAAGATCGACCGCCCCACGAGTTCCTCGCGGATCTCGAGACCCAGGAGATCCAGCACAGCGTCGTTGCCCCAGATGATTTCCCCGGACGCGTCGAAGAGGTTGATGGGTGCGGGGGAGGTTTCGATCAACCGTCGGTATCGCCGTTCGCTCTCTTCGCGCTCGCCGTTGTCCATTGTGGAATCAGCTCACGTATATCCGCTGTGTGATCGTCTGTCCCTGTTCCAGCGGCGAGGCTTCACGAATACACGGTGTTCCGACAGGGTTAAGCTTTTGTACTGTTCGGGTCGCGCCGGTGAGACGGTGGCGGAACCGGGTCGAATTCTGCTGAGGTTCCTGCGAGTCGTCCCGAGAACTTAGAAATGGGTTGAGACGGATTCTCACCGAGTGGAGACGTTCCGGGATGCTCGCTGCGCTGCGCTTCCGGGCTGCGACTCCCCGGGTTCGAATCCTTCGACAACCACACAGACGACACGGACCGCACGCGGTTGCGGTGTCGTCAAAAATGGGTTGGGGCGGACTAACCCACGGGAAATCAAATCGGTCAGTACAGACTATACACTGACGGAACTTTTCGCTCAAATGCCGAGGCTATTTTTGATTGCCGAGTCGATTTTCATCATGTCTGATGACAGGACAGATCCAATGTTCTTTTTGACACGTTCGTCGATGTCGATAACCCGGATTTGACTTAGATCTGCCACTGAATCGTGATCGAGGGCAGTATCCGAAGCCAGTACTTCCACCTCGAACGGGTACGTGTCTCCAGACGTGTACTGCTTTGTGAATGGAGCGATGATGGTTGTCGGTGAGTACTGATTCCCAACATCGTTCTGGATGACAACACAGGGCCGGCTCTTTCCTTGCTGCTCACTCCCTTTCGTGGGATTCAGTTCAACGATGACAATGTCGCCGCGGCGTACCTGCACACTTGACTCCAGAATTCACTCGCTCCAGCCCGGTGCGTCACCAAGATGCCCGGTTGCTTCTGAGGATGCTTCTTCCATTTCTTCAGCCAGCTCACGAGACCGCTCGGCTCTCTTTCGATATCCTTCAGCAAGCCGTTCCTCATCTGTCGGCGGTTTGATTATGATCTCGTCATTCACTTCGACGAATTCAACTTCGTCACCGCCTTTGATGCCACGACGGTCCCGAAGTTCCTTCGGAATCGTCACCTGTCCCCGATCTCCGACTTTCCGTTTGTGTTCGGGCATACCCATTCATACTTTTTTCATACTGATATAGATGTCGGTGGCATGGTCATTCAATTCGCACATGTAGTTAGCAGGTGATTCGCCGCTTTCGGCGTGAAACTAACGGAGTTGTCGTGCTGCATTGATCCTCTATATCTTGCACTGGTCCTCCTGCCAATACGTGAGGAGGTACCGCTGTTTCGCTGTGTTCGGTAAGAGCCAGCGTGAACTCCGTAGGGGTTGTGTAACTGTTGCGAGATTCAGTACTATTGAGTCGTAATTGGTAGTGATTCTGTTTTACTTTCGCTGTGGATGGCGCACGTTTTTCTTGGTGGCGGCGGGAACTTATCCTGTCACGATGACTGTAACCATCGGCCTATATGGACGCTCTGGGCAGTCAACGTGGCAGCTAGCACAATCACACGCTTGCTGGCCGTTCCGCAGGCGTGCGTGCCTCGATGACCGACCAGCCGCTCCGCTGGTGCCGGGAACGTCACCTGAAGGGCCACTGAGCCGCCCGGTGAGCCGACCGAGAGCCACGAAAATCGATGGTGGTCAATTCGAGAGCGTGGCCCAGCCGCTCGCAGTACCGATTACATCCAATTGGTACCACAGACTACTGAAAATTGGAACGGTTCCGGGATTGCGACAGTCGCGTCCGGAGTCCCGACTGACTCGCAGCGACGGGGAGGAGACGGCGTCGGTCGTGTTGTGAGTCTCCTCTTTCCGACTGTTGTCACGCTTGTTTTGTTGTTCTGGTCCCGGTGATTGGTAACATCAGCGGCGGTATGTTCCTGCCGAGAGTCTCCCATCTCGTCTCTCCTCGTGATTGTTTTGTCGTCTGCAGGTGGTGTTCCTGCGGGCACCGAGCAGTGGTGTGTGGTTCTGAAGGAGGACGATCGGAGGGTGGACCTGCTGCGATTCCTGTTGCCTGCGGCCGGTGGTTACTTGAGTCCTTCAACCGATGTCGGGGACGTGTCCGGGGTGCTTGCGCGGGCGCTACGTGGCTGCATGGATTCAAACGCGGTTGGAGGTTCGAGTGTGATAAAATGACGGGTAAAGCTGCTTATACTGGCGATTCTTGTCCTTCAAGAACGCGTAAGAGAGACATGGGTTGGGGCGGATTCGAACCGGAGCCAGACGTGCTCGCTTCCTTCGGTCGCTGCGCGCGACTGGCAGGGCTCGAATCCTTCACGGACTCATTTCGCCGACACGGACCGCTCACTTCGTTCGCGGTTGCGTGTCGACAGAAATGGGTTGGGGCGGATTCGAACCGGAGCCAGACGTGCTCGCTTCCTTCGGTCGCTGCGCGCGACTGGCAGGGCTCGAATCCTTCAAGAACTCATTTCGCCGACACGGACCGCTCACTCCGTTCGCGGTTGCGGTGTCGGCAGAAATGGGTTGGGGCGGATTCGAACCGGAGCCAGACGTGCTCGCTTCCTTCGGTCGCTGCGCGCGACTGGCAGGGCTCGAATCCTTCAAGAACTCATTTCGCCGACACGGACCGCTCACTCCGTTCGCGGTTGCGGTGTCGGCAGAAATGGGTTGGGGCGGATTCGAACCGCCGGCCTGCTCCGTGTGAAGGAGCCGTCATAACCTGGCTAGACCACCAACCCGCGAACCAATCTACCCGACGTCCGAACTTAAGCATTGCTTTGTCTTTCGTCTCCGCCGATGCGCGACACCTCTCCACCATCTCCCGGCACAAAACACTCGTATCCCGACCCCGAACACCGACTATGCGCCGCCGTGCCCTCCTGTCCAGTGTCGCTGCCGTGTCGACCGCAGGCCTCGCCGGCTGTCTCTCCGTCGGTGGCGGCTGCTCCCAGGGTCGAACCGTCATCTTCTCTCCAGTCGATGCCGAGGACGTTGCCGACCGCGAGGCCGCCCCCGCGACGGCGGACCGCCCCGAACTGTTCGAGACGCTCCTCGATCGAGTGCTCGACGGCGACGACGTCGAAATCGAGACGATACACCGCGATCCGCTGGGGTGGGTGACCTACTACCGAACCGGCGACGACTACTACGAGTTCTCCTCGACGGTCGTCTCCGAGGGGGACGTGACGGGCCCACAGTATCGCCTCCGCAGAGACGAGGACGTTCCCGCGGAGCCGGAGCCGGCTGACACGCTGTCGTACGCGGAGCTCCCGTTCCAGGATCGGCTCCGCGTCGGCGAGGCTGTCGACTACCAGCCGGAACTGTTCGCGTCCCGGGAGCGCGACCGCGACTTCGAATCCCGACCGTTCGTCGTCGCGTATTTCGACCCCGACGACCAGGAGGATTCACACCTGGCGGCGGGAATCGAGGAATCGTATCTCGGGGCCGGCGGGGGACACTTCGCGATCGACGACCTCGGCGAGGGAACGTCGTCTGCACGCCGGCTCGCCTACGCCGCCGACCACGTCGCTGGCGACACGGCGGCGTTCGCCGACCTGATCTTTGCCGAACGGGGGACGACGATCGATTCACCGCCCGAGGAGGTCGAACAGCTCCTCCTGACTGCTCGCGAAGAGGACGGCCGACTGGAGGTGTGTGACGACGACCCGGGCGAGGAGGGTGAGGCGGATCCGAATCAGGGGGCTGCAAACGCCCTCCAGGACTACCTCTCCGAGCTGGAATCCGAGGTCCCCGGCGACCTCGAGTACGGTCGATACGAGGGAGAGTGGCACCGAATCGGGATCTCCGGATGGGACGTCTGACCAATCCGGTGGATTGTGACTGACTGGGCCGCATTTTACAGGTCGCGAGAGGTATCCAGGGACAGTCAGAGACCGGACAACGGGAATCGACGAAACGTATTTGACACGTTTCTGTGAACTAACACGTATGTGCGGGGTTCACACGGCACCGGTTCGTCAGCGGATGGGGGACGCGTGGCCGGCCGTCTCCGAAACGCCGAGGTGACTGCTGTGAACGTATCCAGTGACGTCCTTCTCCCAGTGTCGCAGTCGCCAACGTTGCCGGCGGTGATCGACGCCGCAGTCGAGCGGGCTGGCGACCAGGCTGTCGAATCGGACGCTCCGGTCACGCTGCATCTGATCCGTGTGTTGCCCCACGTTCGCGACGACGTCGAGGTGGCCACCGACCGCCAACTGAACCGGGCCGAAGAGCGCGCACGGGAAACGGCTCCCTCGTCGGTTTCCG
Coding sequences within:
- a CDS encoding ribonuclease H-like domain-containing protein — protein: MGTKLTPVAFDIETTGFESDATVTVLGLVVPRGCRVFLNTGGRSADREHLQRDLETAFDAVVRVSCHRNERKLLAAVAEFVAESIADDDYMLVAYNGELYRGGFDLPFLRTRCALLDCRWPFDGVPYADLLPIFRARFNTTVGEEQVNDLVGAYKALIGDGMTALDPFEESLEAVTAFERGEFRPLLAHNIADILRTDALAGLAQRYCGTSEFDLKSLTPTLRDPALTDG
- the ddh gene encoding D-2-hydroxyacid dehydrogenase — encoded protein: MHVERLGVDESVSTVFPPEKLVEALSDLPVDVEQVDGSPDSLSDCQAVITFVNRESFLDLEWVHSIQAGVDRFDRDQFEEAGVVLSNSSGIHGDAIGETVAVQVLMLARRFHVHVANQRQREWSQPEWDEAWTVAGEQACVVGVGGLGRGIVDRLTGLGLDVVGVRRTPTPEPGVDRVYPPSELHEAIADARFVVLAVPLVEETRHLIDGEALSAMREDAYLVNVARGGVVDQSALVDALEGEEIAGAALDVFETEPLPEASPLWELKEVIVSPHCGAFTRDYYRHIATIVRESVRRIRAGDGPANRVF
- a CDS encoding GDSL-type esterase/lipase family protein yields the protein MSPRRRDRDRDERKHRERPRKRTRVDARRGGKQHRRDRRSNDSRERTRVNARRGREAVDTWGNDRADSDRSKISIRPYSRFPTLDDYDRTAHAWRESYVQATSGYRIGVSACGGLTSPISGEDAEKIIDEFERERRRNPRPGDGSSMPGREPPTKNVGGRLEVPDDFVAWHWTLEDVDGKVVSRTRRRANLGPDACGATLTAPDLGRYTARLRLELADGEETAATSFELRNDRLIVSVGDSYASGEGNPDEPRRSAPDGGSTGPVWLEPEAHRSLQGGPALAAAEFESRFDGNLATFLTVASTGATIDEGLLGPQNAWQNGGQLDEIERTVGNRTIDALVISIGGNDVGFADGLKDLLYRVHRTRSATVRETEEAIDRLLERHTDANGRTQRAKYDRLAERIDALEPEVREVFVTGYPTGLFDRANGSVGGGCGTFNPLPLDAIVPGPIGEFVSEVLPSISKRDARAIKRLGTRLNEAVEEAARRHGWTYVDGIADGFEGRGYCRSKKHRYFVTASETWNDQRNFKGMMHPNRKGHRVYRDRIADELRRKIGDRHDADARQRDHRDDATGGGDGGGSDRSRKRRSSDRRRRRTGRSGSRKRENTGGRSGGNTGGRSGGNTGGGRNPPRRRK
- a CDS encoding PAS domain-containing sensor histidine kinase; the protein is MDNGEREESERRYRRLIETSPAPINLFDASGEIIWGNDAVLDLLGLEIREELVGRSIFDFIHPEDEYTAQQELAEVVEEKRATGPTTMQLHRPDGDTRTIRVSTAPGRYHGRDIGQAVVVDITELEELRESLVAERQFVETALDTLQDVFYVIDPSGHLQRWNDTLLEVTGYDESEIEDLDVEDFFIEEHTDRVSRSITTAFAEGEDTLTATLLTKRGATVPFEFRKRRLLQDGEVAGLVGIGRDVSARQERERHLRIADRVLQHNMRNQLNIVQGAAMGLGEGLDGADRREIERITDATDRLLSIFDNHHRIVELLTERHYTEAIDAVELVASIGEQFDDEYPDACVEYELPEAALVSTVPALEQALQELVENALEHNDSRQPTVELAVEPGETEVEIHVRDDGPRIPEIEYRTKQHDEAGSPTFHSAGLGLWFVHWVVTRSGGTVTFAENDPAGNLITIALPAAQSRWR
- a CDS encoding type II toxin-antitoxin system PemK/MazF family toxin — translated: MQVRRGDIVIVELNPTKGSEQQGKSRPCVVIQNDVGNQYSPTTIIAPFTKQYTSGDTYPFEVEVLASDTALDHDSVADLSQIRVIDIDERVKKNIGSVLSSDMMKIDSAIKNSLGI
- a CDS encoding AbrB/MazE/SpoVT family DNA-binding domain-containing protein, which produces MPEHKRKVGDRGQVTIPKELRDRRGIKGGDEVEFVEVNDEIIIKPPTDEERLAEGYRKRAERSRELAEEMEEASSEATGHLGDAPGWSE